A region of Candidatus Megaera polyxenophila DNA encodes the following proteins:
- a CDS encoding membrane protein: protein MLIFRCKFLLVLLFQLLINCSLADDKVTQKDNEVSNKKPNYNCSDNLDKKVLHGGWYLWEPYQFNKLTAGGYNLVGMDIELLKNIAHLVGVSIETEPVNWQQHQQDLKDGIRDIASGATYTDARAEYVYFSVPYRYEENSLFMMNNSIKDLSFESISEFLAQVRLQNFVLGITKGFIYADPQINLFIKDEANNDIIVTYDNDVAALHGLIHGEIDGFISDRIVGAAAILTQKVDAHIKEVQLNIKTPIHFMFSKKSVPLELVDRFNTEIKKFSSSDEYKKIVKTYLYPVMLMQTIDSEWFYFIGVMGTIAFAVSGIAIAAKENGTLFATFLFAMLPSVGGGIMRDIIINREEVGIFLTPSYIYYILIMVLIGFSTIRLLEYYNKRASEDELVDKFWDNILVVGDALGQASFIVTGVSIAIMAKIEPIELWGPFFAFLTANGGGILRDLIRKKHEIVCLTGTLNAEIGVLWGLAFSIYLNVNSYDPNPTGIRNAVIIVVTGCFFTRLVAHYFKIINVKFRSDNESILVETKQDMEQPKNSNLT from the coding sequence ATGTTAATTTTTAGGTGTAAATTCCTATTAGTACTTTTGTTTCAGCTGCTTATAAATTGCAGTTTGGCAGATGATAAGGTCACCCAAAAAGACAATGAGGTAAGTAACAAAAAACCTAATTACAATTGTAGTGACAATTTAGATAAGAAAGTTTTGCATGGGGGATGGTATTTATGGGAGCCTTATCAATTTAACAAACTAACAGCTGGGGGATATAACCTTGTTGGCATGGATATCGAACTCCTAAAGAATATTGCTCACCTTGTCGGGGTTTCTATCGAGACTGAACCGGTTAATTGGCAACAACATCAACAAGACTTAAAAGATGGTATCCGTGATATTGCCTCGGGTGCTACGTATACCGATGCAAGAGCTGAATATGTTTATTTTTCAGTTCCATATCGCTATGAAGAAAACTCTCTATTCATGATGAATAATAGTATTAAGGATCTAAGTTTTGAATCTATTTCCGAGTTTTTGGCTCAAGTTAGGTTACAAAATTTTGTTTTAGGCATAACAAAAGGTTTTATTTATGCTGATCCTCAAATTAACCTGTTTATTAAAGATGAGGCTAATAATGATATAATAGTCACTTATGACAATGACGTTGCTGCGCTGCACGGTCTTATTCACGGAGAGATAGACGGTTTTATCTCAGATAGAATTGTAGGGGCAGCGGCAATATTGACTCAGAAAGTTGATGCACATATTAAAGAGGTTCAGTTAAATATAAAAACCCCAATACATTTTATGTTTAGCAAGAAATCTGTTCCTCTTGAACTCGTAGACAGATTCAATACTGAAATAAAAAAATTTTCGAGTAGCGATGAATACAAGAAAATAGTTAAAACCTATTTATATCCGGTAATGTTAATGCAAACAATCGATTCCGAGTGGTTCTATTTCATCGGTGTAATGGGGACTATTGCATTTGCTGTTTCTGGTATAGCAATTGCTGCAAAGGAGAATGGAACTTTATTTGCTACCTTTTTATTTGCTATGCTACCTTCTGTTGGTGGTGGGATAATGAGAGACATTATTATTAATAGGGAAGAAGTGGGAATATTTCTGACACCTTCTTACATCTATTACATACTGATAATGGTATTGATAGGTTTCTCAACAATAAGACTTCTTGAATATTATAATAAAAGGGCGAGTGAAGATGAGCTGGTAGATAAATTCTGGGATAACATATTAGTCGTTGGTGACGCTCTGGGTCAAGCATCTTTTATTGTTACGGGAGTGTCTATAGCTATTATGGCAAAAATAGAACCAATAGAACTTTGGGGGCCATTTTTTGCATTTCTTACCGCTAATGGTGGAGGCATTTTGCGTGATCTGATTCGGAAGAAGCATGAAATAGTATGTTTAACAGGAACTCTTAACGCTGAGATAGGGGTGTTATGGGGACTGGCATTTAGTATTTATTTAAATGTTAATTCTTATGATCCTAATCCAACGGGTATTAGAAATGCAGTGATAATTGTGGTAACAGGATGTTTCTTTACAAGGCTTGTCGCTCACTACTTTAAAATAATAAATGTTAAATTTAGATCTGATAATGAATCAATTCTAGTTGAAACAAAGCAAGATATGGAGCAACCTAAAAATAGTAATTTAACGTAA
- a CDS encoding (2Fe-2S) ferredoxin, which yields MKPEKIKIIFIENNKEIEVEASVGLSVLEVAHENNIDLEGACEGSLACATCHVILEEKIYNILEQPAEAEEDMLDLAFGLTHTSRLGCQIILTKELNGMRVRVPSATRNISI from the coding sequence ATGAAACCGGAAAAAATAAAGATAATTTTTATTGAGAATAATAAAGAAATAGAAGTTGAAGCCTCAGTTGGTTTGTCAGTTCTAGAAGTTGCCCATGAGAACAATATTGATTTGGAAGGAGCTTGTGAGGGGTCTCTTGCTTGTGCTACTTGCCACGTAATATTAGAAGAGAAAATTTACAACATTCTAGAACAACCGGCTGAAGCAGAGGAAGATATGCTTGACTTGGCTTTTGGTCTTACCCATACTTCAAGGCTAGGATGTCAGATAATTTTGACGAAAGAGCTAAATGGAATGAGAGTCAGAGTTCCTTCAGCTACTAGAAATATATCAATTTAG
- a CDS encoding multidrug ABC transporter permease, with protein MEDINWYGTYSLTLREVKRFLRVYHQTLITPAVSALIFLAVFALAVGARKHEINGIKFINFMGYGLIIMSIVQNAFGNSSSSLIMSKIIGYISDILTPPLGSKEIIIAFTLGAVLRGLMVGIIVTISLIPFVKFTLYYPLLLAFYTLASCMLLGKLGILSGMIANSFDQHSAITSYLITPLSFLSGTFYSVKDLPQILQQINLLNPFFYMIDGFRYCLTNKADGNIILGIVFLITSNIVMYFVLENLIDKGWRIKG; from the coding sequence ATGGAAGATATTAATTGGTATGGCACTTATAGCCTAACTTTGCGTGAGGTAAAACGTTTTTTAAGGGTATACCACCAAACTCTTATAACCCCCGCTGTTTCAGCTCTTATATTCCTTGCTGTCTTTGCACTAGCAGTAGGTGCTAGGAAACATGAAATAAACGGGATAAAATTTATCAATTTTATGGGCTACGGTTTAATCATAATGAGTATAGTACAAAACGCTTTCGGGAATAGCTCTTCCTCTTTAATAATGAGCAAAATAATAGGTTATATTTCTGATATATTAACACCTCCGCTAGGCAGTAAAGAAATAATAATTGCTTTTACCCTCGGTGCGGTGTTAAGAGGTTTAATGGTAGGAATAATAGTAACAATATCTTTAATACCTTTTGTAAAATTTACTTTGTATTACCCATTACTGTTAGCTTTTTATACACTAGCATCTTGTATGCTACTGGGTAAACTTGGTATATTATCTGGAATGATTGCAAATTCTTTTGATCAACACTCAGCTATTACAAGCTATTTAATTACACCTTTATCTTTTTTATCCGGTACATTTTATTCGGTAAAGGATTTACCTCAAATTTTACAACAAATAAATTTGTTAAATCCATTTTTTTATATGATTGATGGGTTTAGATACTGCCTTACTAACAAAGCTGATGGAAATATAATTTTAGGAATAGTTTTTTTAATCACATCAAATATAGTAATGTATTTTGTGCTAGAAAATCTAATAGATAAAGGCTGGAGAATCAAAGGTTAG
- a CDS encoding ferrochelatase translates to MSEITRNKKKVAVVLFNLGGPDSLNAIKPFLFNLFNDKYIITLPSVLRFVVAKLISIRREKFAKTIYANTGGKSPILEETLSQKKALKEELIKNSDITFELFICMRHWHPMTAEVVKNIKNYEPNEIILLPLYPQFSTTTTASSLNEFAKNLSKEFIDKIKLKTICCYPLDEGFIDSHVKLIEDKLHDKTDLNNYRMLFSAHGLPEKIVKSGDPYQWQIEQTVFKIISKLQLIPKFKNIDYKVTYQSRVGPLKWLEPNTEDEVKIAGKENKSLIIIPVAFVSEHVETLVELDIEYKQIAVDHKIDYVRVPTLSANELFIKSLANMILNFSSNDSGCLSSSNFNRICPDIYSKCPCKAS, encoded by the coding sequence ATGTCAGAAATTACCAGAAATAAAAAAAAGGTCGCCGTAGTTCTTTTTAATCTAGGAGGACCAGATAGTTTAAATGCTATAAAACCTTTTCTTTTTAATTTATTTAACGACAAATATATTATTACCTTACCTTCTGTGCTAAGATTTGTAGTAGCAAAGTTGATTTCTATTAGAAGGGAGAAATTTGCTAAAACTATTTATGCTAATACTGGTGGTAAATCACCGATTTTAGAAGAAACTTTATCTCAAAAAAAAGCGTTAAAGGAAGAGCTTATCAAAAACTCTGATATAACTTTTGAATTATTTATTTGTATGCGCCATTGGCATCCGATGACTGCAGAAGTTGTAAAAAATATCAAAAATTACGAACCAAACGAAATTATCTTGCTTCCTCTTTATCCACAATTTTCTACTACTACAACCGCTTCTTCCTTAAATGAATTTGCTAAAAATTTAAGTAAAGAATTTATAGATAAAATAAAGTTAAAAACAATTTGCTGTTACCCATTAGATGAAGGCTTTATTGACTCTCATGTAAAATTGATTGAGGATAAACTTCATGATAAAACCGATTTAAATAATTATAGAATGCTGTTTTCAGCTCATGGTTTACCAGAAAAAATAGTAAAATCAGGAGATCCATATCAGTGGCAGATAGAACAGACTGTTTTTAAAATCATCAGCAAACTACAACTAATTCCAAAATTTAAGAATATAGATTATAAAGTTACATATCAAAGTAGAGTAGGTCCATTAAAGTGGCTTGAGCCTAATACAGAAGATGAGGTAAAAATAGCGGGTAAGGAAAATAAATCGTTAATAATAATTCCTGTGGCATTTGTTTCTGAACATGTTGAGACTTTGGTCGAATTAGATATAGAATATAAACAGATAGCAGTTGATCATAAGATTGATTATGTTAGAGTGCCAACTTTAAGTGCTAATGAGCTATTTATAAAATCATTAGCCAATATGATTCTGAATTTCTCTAGTAATGATTCTGGTTGTTTATCATCTAGTAATTTTAACAGAATATGTCCGGATATTTATAGCAAATGTCCTTGTAAAGCAAGCTAA
- a CDS encoding spermidine/putrescine import ATP-binding protein PotA, protein MNKFNKPIIELKNISKSFNTEPILSNFNFTLYDNKFITILGPSGSGKTTIIKLIAGFESSDNGDIFLNGIKVNNLPANKREVNTVFQNYSLFPHMNVYDNIAFGLRMKKKSQDYIDNAVSNSLKLIKMEKFADRKPGELSGGQQQRVAVARAIVNKPLILLLDEPLSALDEKLRKEMQVELKSMQRDLGITFILVTHDQEEALSISDTVIVLNNGKIEQIGSPQEIYQTPVNSFVASFVGELNILDAKVEAVKENLLTVIVEEKCKYQLENKNNFSAGEQIKILIRPENLRLSLEKDSVTLTRLKGKVTQTKYRGALLDYAITLDNEKKITATLLQNKEGEICEYKIGMEVFVEWTIGCEVLTT, encoded by the coding sequence TTGAATAAGTTTAACAAACCCATTATTGAATTAAAAAATATAAGCAAAAGCTTTAATACAGAACCTATCTTAAGCAATTTCAATTTTACTCTTTACGATAATAAATTTATTACAATACTTGGCCCTTCTGGATCAGGTAAAACCACTATTATAAAATTAATAGCCGGTTTCGAGTCATCAGATAATGGAGATATATTTCTTAACGGTATAAAGGTAAATAATTTGCCGGCCAATAAGCGGGAAGTTAATACCGTGTTTCAGAATTATAGCCTGTTTCCTCATATGAATGTTTACGACAATATAGCTTTTGGTCTTCGGATGAAAAAGAAAAGCCAAGATTATATTGATAATGCTGTCAGCAACTCTTTAAAACTGATCAAAATGGAAAAATTTGCTGATAGGAAACCAGGAGAGTTATCTGGTGGCCAGCAACAAAGAGTAGCTGTTGCAAGGGCTATTGTTAATAAGCCACTAATTTTATTACTTGATGAGCCCCTTAGTGCACTTGATGAAAAGCTTAGAAAGGAAATGCAAGTAGAACTTAAGTCGATGCAAAGGGATTTAGGAATTACTTTTATATTAGTAACTCATGATCAGGAAGAAGCTTTATCTATATCTGATACCGTAATTGTACTCAATAATGGTAAAATAGAGCAAATTGGCTCTCCGCAGGAAATATATCAAACCCCTGTAAATAGCTTTGTAGCAAGCTTTGTAGGAGAATTGAATATACTAGATGCTAAAGTTGAAGCTGTGAAAGAGAATTTATTAACAGTAATTGTTGAAGAAAAATGTAAATATCAGTTAGAGAATAAAAATAACTTTTCTGCTGGAGAGCAAATTAAAATATTAATCAGGCCGGAAAACTTAAGACTATCATTAGAAAAAGATTCTGTAACCCTAACCAGGTTAAAAGGTAAAGTTACGCAAACAAAGTACAGAGGAGCTCTGCTTGATTATGCCATAACTCTTGATAATGAGAAAAAAATAACAGCAACGCTTTTGCAAAACAAAGAAGGCGAGATTTGTGAATACAAAATAGGAAT
- a CDS encoding uroporphyrinogen decarboxylase, with amino-acid sequence MTLLQDTFQRKNNNIPIWFMRQAGRYLPEYMEIRKNVTDFLELCYDSEKAKAITLQPIYRFDFDAAIIFSDILVVPHAFGWKVAFKKGEGPILQKFESDKDLININNNFDKKVNCIYDTVSKVRMSLDKSKSLIGFAGSPWTVASYMLEGKGKQDFSVSKNFLYNKKKLAIQLIDIITEKTIEYLVGQIDAGVDIIQLFDSWAGVLSGEEYEDFVINPTKKIVNSIKNKYPGLPIIGFPRGSGYLYQEYIDQINIDAIGVDQFVPVDIIKKWQENIIVQGNFDPVLLLGEKEVIEKKAHDILTTLSNKNFIFNLGHGILPNTPVENVQFLVNYVRNYQK; translated from the coding sequence ATGACTCTTTTACAAGATACATTTCAACGAAAAAATAATAATATTCCTATTTGGTTTATGAGGCAAGCAGGTAGATATTTACCTGAATACATGGAAATAAGAAAGAATGTCACAGACTTTCTAGAACTATGTTATGATTCTGAAAAAGCAAAAGCAATTACTCTTCAACCTATATATAGATTTGATTTTGACGCAGCTATAATTTTTTCAGATATTTTGGTAGTGCCTCATGCTTTTGGATGGAAAGTTGCTTTTAAAAAAGGAGAAGGACCTATACTACAAAAATTCGAATCAGATAAAGACCTGATTAATATAAATAATAATTTTGATAAAAAAGTAAATTGTATATATGATACGGTAAGTAAAGTGCGGATGTCTCTAGACAAAAGCAAATCATTAATTGGATTTGCAGGTAGTCCGTGGACTGTAGCTAGCTACATGCTCGAGGGAAAAGGCAAACAAGATTTTTCTGTTAGTAAAAATTTTCTTTATAACAAGAAAAAATTAGCGATACAATTAATCGATATAATTACAGAGAAAACTATTGAATATCTCGTAGGCCAAATAGATGCTGGGGTAGATATAATACAATTATTTGATTCCTGGGCTGGTGTTTTATCTGGAGAAGAATATGAAGATTTTGTTATAAACCCTACAAAAAAAATTGTAAACTCAATAAAAAATAAATACCCGGGTTTACCTATTATAGGGTTTCCACGAGGGTCAGGTTATTTGTATCAAGAATATATAGATCAAATTAATATTGATGCTATAGGAGTAGACCAATTTGTGCCAGTAGATATAATTAAAAAGTGGCAAGAGAATATTATTGTTCAAGGAAATTTTGATCCTGTTCTGTTACTAGGGGAAAAAGAAGTTATTGAGAAAAAAGCCCACGATATTTTAACAACTCTTAGCAATAAAAATTTTATTTTTAACTTAGGACATGGCATTTTACCAAATACCCCAGTAGAGAATGTCCAATTTTTAGTAAATTATGTCAGAAATTACCAGAAATAA
- a CDS encoding dephospho-CoA kinase: MKSIAITGSFASGKTFVLKYLEKAGYKTFSCDDYVRELYLEPNIRKDILCLFDKKLFENGFDKKKLSQIIYSDDNQRRKLEQYIHPKVRKGINDFQNKHLNELLIFVEVPLLFETGFNSYFDYSICVYCSEESRKDRATERGDFYLKIYSKIKNIQLPQEKKKNLANFQINTDLDIEIQIKEIIAKVQLV, encoded by the coding sequence ATGAAATCTATTGCTATTACAGGAAGTTTCGCTTCAGGAAAAACTTTTGTGCTAAAATATCTAGAGAAAGCAGGATATAAAACTTTTTCATGTGATGATTATGTGAGAGAACTTTATTTAGAGCCAAATATTCGAAAAGATATACTTTGTCTTTTTGATAAGAAATTATTTGAAAATGGTTTTGATAAGAAAAAGTTAAGCCAGATCATCTATAGTGACGACAATCAACGAAGAAAACTCGAACAATATATACATCCTAAAGTGAGAAAAGGAATTAATGATTTCCAAAATAAGCATCTTAATGAACTACTTATTTTTGTAGAAGTACCTCTATTATTTGAGACTGGATTTAACAGTTATTTTGATTATTCTATATGTGTTTACTGTAGTGAAGAAAGTAGAAAAGACAGAGCCACGGAAAGAGGTGATTTTTATTTGAAAATTTATAGCAAAATAAAAAATATACAATTACCTCAAGAGAAAAAGAAAAATTTGGCAAATTTCCAAATAAATACAGACTTAGATATTGAGATTCAAATTAAGGAAATTATCGCTAAGGTACAATTAGTATGA
- a CDS encoding membrane protein — protein sequence MERYFLWYKAIHVIAVISWMAAMFYLPRLFVYHSKPNITPEMDETFKLMERRLLRIIMTPAMIVTYIFGFLVAYIYGFVALGIWFHIKMGAVLALTILHGMQAKWVKDFAKGENKHTEKFYRIINEVPVFFMLIAVVMVIVKPFE from the coding sequence ATGGAAAGATATTTTTTATGGTATAAAGCTATTCATGTTATAGCTGTTATTTCTTGGATGGCAGCAATGTTTTATTTGCCAAGGTTATTTGTTTACCACAGCAAACCTAATATTACACCGGAGATGGATGAAACTTTCAAGTTGATGGAGAGAAGATTACTTAGGATAATAATGACTCCGGCAATGATAGTTACTTACATATTTGGCTTTTTGGTAGCTTATATATATGGTTTTGTAGCACTTGGGATTTGGTTTCATATAAAGATGGGTGCAGTCCTGGCTTTAACTATTTTACATGGAATGCAAGCAAAATGGGTAAAAGATTTTGCAAAAGGTGAAAATAAACACACGGAAAAATTTTATAGGATTATTAATGAAGTTCCCGTATTTTTTATGTTAATTGCTGTTGTTATGGTGATAGTAAAGCCATTTGAATAA
- a CDS encoding DNA polymerase III subunit epsilon, with protein sequence MREIILDTETTGLDPKDGHKVIEIGGVEMINKVITGNKFHYYINPERDVPQDAYRIHGISSEFLKDKPLFKDIANEFINFIQNAKLVIHNAPFDIKFLNYELTLLNLPSIELAGVIDTLAIARRTFPGARANLDALCKRFKVDNTNRQFHGALKDAYLLSEIYVELSGGRQVRFSLKETNDNILKPEQNIQYTGKGNKIVVIPTNSELKEHNAFLSKFINLKTI encoded by the coding sequence ATGAGAGAGATTATACTAGATACAGAGACTACTGGACTTGATCCCAAAGATGGTCATAAAGTTATCGAAATTGGTGGAGTGGAAATGATTAATAAGGTCATCACCGGTAACAAATTCCACTATTACATTAATCCGGAAAGAGATGTACCTCAAGACGCTTATCGAATTCATGGGATATCGAGTGAATTCCTTAAGGATAAACCTTTATTTAAGGATATTGCTAATGAATTTATTAATTTTATTCAAAATGCTAAACTGGTTATCCACAATGCTCCGTTTGATATAAAATTTCTTAATTATGAATTAACATTGTTGAACTTACCTTCTATTGAGCTTGCTGGAGTTATAGACACTTTAGCAATTGCCAGAAGAACTTTTCCGGGAGCAAGAGCCAATCTAGATGCTTTATGCAAAAGATTTAAAGTTGATAATACAAATAGGCAGTTTCACGGAGCTCTTAAAGATGCTTATTTGCTATCTGAAATATACGTTGAATTATCAGGTGGAAGACAAGTTAGGTTCTCCTTAAAAGAAACGAATGATAATATATTAAAACCCGAACAAAACATTCAATATACCGGAAAAGGTAATAAAATAGTAGTTATTCCAACTAACAGCGAGCTGAAAGAGCATAATGCTTTTCTTTCTAAGTTTATTAATTTAAAAACGATATAA
- a CDS encoding tRNA-2-methylthio-N(6)-dimethylallyladenosine synthase, with protein sequence MIYSALKFINYIRIILKQTTMAKKLFIKTYGCQMNVYDSIKMKELLDPFGFESTDDMNEADMVILNTCHIREKASEKMYSELGRVKKIKDKRLLANGTDMIIAVAGCVAQAEGEEIFVRTPYVDIVVGPQSYHTLPELVAKLARSEKHLIDLDFIEEEKFDNLPTQYSDQGASAFVSIQEGCDKFCTFCVVPYTRGAEFSRMPEEVYRESMVLVAKGAKEIHLLGQNVNAYHGKSSNGDKVFSLADLIRHLSTIKGLERIRYTTSHPRDMTDDLISVHGQLDQLMPFLHLPVQSGSNKVLKMMNRKHSREEYFAIIDKLRAARPDIVLSSDFIVGFPGETDEDFADTMDLVRRVRYGQCYSFKYSPRPGTPAAIKEQIPEAVKTERLMILQSELAKQQLEFNESCLGKTLPVLFQKEGKYNDHIVGKTPYMQSAYIENTDKSLLGKIVNVKITKALATSVAGELV encoded by the coding sequence ATGATATATTCCGCTTTAAAATTTATCAACTATATTCGAATCATCTTAAAGCAAACAACAATGGCTAAAAAGCTCTTTATAAAGACCTATGGGTGTCAAATGAATGTCTATGACTCTATAAAAATGAAGGAATTACTTGATCCATTTGGTTTTGAATCAACAGATGATATGAATGAAGCTGATATGGTGATTTTAAACACTTGTCATATTAGAGAAAAAGCTTCCGAAAAAATGTATTCGGAACTCGGGAGAGTAAAAAAGATAAAGGATAAAAGGTTATTGGCTAATGGAACAGATATGATAATAGCAGTAGCTGGTTGTGTTGCTCAGGCTGAGGGAGAAGAAATATTTGTTCGCACTCCTTACGTTGATATAGTTGTTGGCCCTCAGTCTTACCATACGTTACCAGAATTGGTAGCTAAGCTAGCAAGATCGGAAAAACATTTAATAGACCTTGATTTTATTGAAGAAGAAAAATTTGATAATTTACCTACACAGTACTCAGATCAGGGAGCAAGTGCTTTTGTCTCAATTCAAGAAGGTTGTGACAAATTCTGTACCTTTTGTGTTGTACCGTATACTAGAGGTGCAGAGTTTTCTAGAATGCCGGAAGAAGTATACCGAGAGTCAATGGTTTTAGTTGCAAAAGGCGCAAAAGAGATCCATTTACTTGGGCAAAATGTTAATGCTTACCATGGTAAGAGCTCAAATGGCGATAAAGTATTCTCTTTAGCAGATTTAATTCGCCATCTTTCAACCATTAAGGGACTGGAAAGAATTAGGTACACCACTTCGCATCCGAGGGATATGACCGACGATTTAATCAGCGTGCATGGCCAACTCGATCAATTAATGCCTTTTTTGCATCTTCCAGTTCAGTCTGGTTCAAATAAGGTGTTAAAAATGATGAATAGAAAACATAGTAGGGAAGAATATTTTGCAATTATCGATAAACTCCGAGCCGCAAGGCCTGATATTGTCCTTTCATCTGATTTTATAGTCGGTTTTCCGGGGGAAACTGACGAAGATTTTGCTGATACTATGGATTTAGTAAGAAGGGTTAGATATGGCCAATGCTATTCCTTTAAATACAGCCCAAGACCTGGAACACCGGCCGCAATCAAAGAACAGATACCGGAAGCGGTAAAAACCGAGCGCCTAATGATTTTGCAAAGCGAACTGGCAAAACAGCAATTAGAGTTTAATGAAAGTTGCCTTGGTAAAACTTTACCTGTATTGTTCCAGAAAGAAGGAAAGTACAATGACCACATAGTGGGTAAAACGCCTTATATGCAATCTGCATATATTGAAAATACCGATAAATCCTTGCTTGGTAAAATTGTTAATGTAAAAATCACCAAAGCTCTTGCAACAAGTGTAGCCGGAGAATTGGTGTGA
- a CDS encoding peptide deformylase has translation MAVLEIITAPDPILKKKAQSVELVDDNIREIMDNMLETMYHDKGVGLAANQVGISKRIIVMDLQDEDDVERPEGFYPLFMANPTITDCSKEMIEATEACLSVPDQKIVVSRHVSVKIKYLDYNNESKELETDGWLARAIQHETDHLEGKLLLDYLSPLKKNVAIRKLTKLKKFSA, from the coding sequence ATGGCTGTTTTGGAAATAATTACTGCTCCTGACCCTATTTTAAAAAAGAAAGCTCAATCTGTTGAGTTAGTTGATGATAATATTAGGGAAATTATGGATAATATGCTTGAAACCATGTACCATGACAAAGGTGTAGGTCTTGCTGCTAATCAGGTTGGTATTTCAAAAAGGATTATCGTTATGGATTTGCAGGATGAAGACGATGTTGAAAGGCCAGAAGGATTTTATCCTTTATTTATGGCGAACCCTACTATAACTGATTGTTCCAAAGAAATGATAGAAGCTACAGAAGCCTGTCTTTCTGTCCCTGATCAAAAGATAGTTGTATCTCGTCATGTTTCTGTTAAAATTAAATATCTAGATTACAATAATGAATCTAAGGAATTAGAGACTGATGGTTGGCTTGCAAGAGCTATTCAACATGAAACAGATCACCTAGAAGGGAAGCTGTTGTTAGACTATTTATCTCCCTTGAAAAAGAACGTAGCGATCCGTAAGTTAACAAAATTAAAGAAATTTTCTGCTTGA
- a CDS encoding PEP synthetase regulatory protein, with product MKKLVVHLVSESSGQTVKYAAKTALAKFSDIEVKKYHWPMTRNEDLLNEALKKISQKPGIVLYTISNDTLKDKLKRFCLDSKMPCISVVSKIVNEISDYLGVSTDDNIGFKNKFDETYFDKIEAIEYSLKHDDGQILEDLDEADIILIGPSRTSKTPTSVYLAYNGFKTANIPFVGGSEFPSVLKMLRKPIIFGFVINPSILVEIRENRMHLLQIKESSDYTDIKVIQEECREVRRLCSVNNWQVIEVSRRSIEETAAIIMKYYYEHKKMRDLNK from the coding sequence ATGAAAAAGCTTGTAGTCCACTTAGTTTCCGAGTCATCTGGTCAAACAGTAAAATATGCTGCAAAGACTGCCCTAGCTAAATTTAGTGATATAGAGGTAAAAAAATACCATTGGCCTATGACTAGAAATGAAGATTTGCTTAATGAAGCCTTAAAAAAAATATCACAAAAACCTGGTATCGTACTATATACTATTTCAAATGATACATTAAAAGACAAGTTAAAGAGATTTTGCTTAGATTCAAAAATGCCTTGTATTTCTGTGGTTAGCAAAATCGTTAATGAAATATCAGATTATTTAGGGGTTAGTACTGATGATAATATTGGTTTTAAAAATAAATTTGACGAAACTTATTTTGATAAAATAGAAGCTATAGAATACTCATTAAAGCACGACGATGGCCAAATTCTAGAGGACTTAGATGAAGCTGATATAATATTAATAGGGCCCTCTCGAACTTCTAAAACTCCAACTTCAGTTTATTTAGCATATAATGGTTTTAAAACTGCAAATATTCCTTTTGTTGGCGGTTCGGAATTTCCATCGGTTTTAAAAATGCTGAGAAAACCAATTATTTTTGGTTTTGTTATAAACCCTAGTATTCTTGTAGAGATAAGGGAAAACAGAATGCATTTATTGCAAATTAAGGAAAGTTCCGATTATACTGATATTAAAGTAATTCAAGAGGAATGCCGGGAAGTACGAAGGTTATGTTCAGTTAATAATTGGCAAGTTATAGAAGTTTCAAGACGTTCCATAGAAGAAACAGCTGCTATAATAATGAAATATTATTATGAGCATAAAAAAATGCGAGATTTAAATAAATGA